One window of Candidatus Tokpelaia hoelldoblerii genomic DNA carries:
- the ppnK gene encoding Putative inorganic polyphosphate/ATP-NAD kinase (bhsal07720) codes for MTRFHFIAAETQEARAASHKLGKRYGQSDVENADVIIVLGGDGTMLHVLRNFMNTNKPIYGMNRGSIGFLMNEYAEDGLDDKIATAHMERIHPLRMVTQSERDGHIEALAINEISLFRQSYQAAKIKISVDDKVRMEELICDGVMVATPAGSTAYNLSAQGPILPLLAPLLALTPVSPFRPRRWHGALIPDTAQVHFDMLEAAKRPVNVAADNIEVKSVQSVTVNTAKDVFACILFDPSHSWDERILSEQFRYC; via the coding sequence ATGACCAGATTCCATTTCATTGCTGCTGAAACTCAGGAAGCCAGGGCTGCAAGCCATAAACTTGGCAAACGCTATGGCCAGTCAGACGTTGAAAATGCCGATGTTATTATTGTGCTCGGCGGGGACGGCACAATGCTGCACGTGCTGCGTAATTTTATGAACACCAACAAACCGATATACGGTATGAATCGCGGTTCAATCGGTTTTTTGATGAACGAATATGCAGAAGACGGGCTGGATGACAAGATCGCCACAGCACATATGGAGCGGATTCACCCTTTACGCATGGTTACCCAGTCAGAACGCGATGGCCATATTGAAGCACTGGCAATCAACGAAATATCGCTGTTCCGCCAATCTTATCAGGCAGCAAAAATCAAAATCAGCGTTGATGACAAAGTCCGTATGGAAGAACTGATCTGTGACGGTGTCATGGTAGCAACACCGGCAGGCTCTACAGCTTATAATCTTTCTGCCCAGGGGCCTATTCTGCCATTGCTGGCGCCGCTGCTGGCGCTGACACCTGTCAGCCCTTTCCGGCCGCGCCGCTGGCATGGCGCCTTGATACCTGATACCGCACAGGTGCATTTTGATATGCTGGAAGCCGCAAAACGTCCTGTTAACGTTGCGGCTGATAATATCGAAGTCAAATCCGTACAATCCGTCACGGTCAATACCGCAAAAGATGTATTTGCCTGCATTCTTTTTGACCCCAGCCATTCATGGGATGAAAGAATATTGTCCGAGCAATTTCGCTATTGCTAA
- a CDS encoding ATP-dependent RNA helicase (bhsal07710): protein MTQETKTTDSATFADLGLSDKVLSAVEAAGYQVPTPIQASSIPHVLQRRDVLGIAQTGTGKTASFVLPMLTLLEKGRARARMPRTLILEPTRELAAQVAENFTKYGSNQRLNMALLIGGVSFEDQERKLERGADVLIATPGRLLDHFERGKLLLTGVEILVIDEADRMLDMGFIPDIERICKLIPFTRQTLFFSATMPPEITRLTEQFLHNPERVEVAQASSTARTITQRLVKSGPKAWDKRAILRDLIKAEGDGLKNAIIFCNRKRDVSELFRSLVKHEFNVGALHGDMDQRSRMTTLSNFKDNRLQLLVASDVAARGLDIPDVSHVFNFDVPTHAEDYVHRIGRTGRAGRPGKAFTIVTKTDMKYVKAIEAMIGENIEWLDGDLSTLPSTEEDNKNTGDKKEKPAKQDKKPAKGDKQKVTKPKPVKQQEKTVKDKQAAQSKPAKQKQKEAPSATAATGFGDDIPAFMLIPTKKAG, encoded by the coding sequence GTGACCCAAGAAACAAAAACAACAGATTCAGCTACTTTTGCAGACCTTGGTCTGTCCGACAAAGTATTGTCAGCAGTAGAAGCCGCGGGCTACCAAGTCCCTACCCCCATTCAGGCAAGCTCTATTCCGCATGTTTTGCAGCGCCGTGATGTTCTGGGCATTGCCCAGACAGGCACGGGAAAAACGGCATCTTTTGTGTTACCCATGCTCACTTTGCTGGAAAAAGGCCGCGCCCGGGCACGGATGCCACGCACCCTTATTCTGGAGCCAACGCGCGAACTTGCAGCACAGGTTGCGGAAAATTTTACTAAATACGGTTCCAATCAGCGCCTGAATATGGCTTTGCTGATTGGCGGTGTCTCGTTTGAAGATCAGGAACGCAAGCTGGAACGCGGCGCGGATGTGCTGATTGCCACCCCCGGCCGCCTGCTTGACCATTTCGAGCGTGGCAAACTGCTTCTGACCGGAGTTGAAATTCTGGTTATTGATGAAGCTGACCGTATGCTGGATATGGGCTTTATTCCGGATATTGAACGCATTTGCAAACTTATCCCGTTCACGCGGCAGACCCTGTTCTTCTCGGCCACCATGCCGCCGGAAATTACCCGCCTGACCGAGCAGTTTTTACATAACCCGGAGCGGGTGGAAGTCGCGCAGGCCTCCAGCACCGCACGCACCATCACGCAACGGTTGGTAAAATCCGGCCCCAAAGCATGGGATAAACGCGCAATCCTGCGGGATCTGATCAAAGCGGAAGGGGATGGACTGAAGAATGCCATTATCTTCTGCAACCGCAAACGGGACGTTTCAGAGCTTTTCCGCTCATTGGTCAAGCATGAATTTAATGTCGGTGCGCTGCATGGCGATATGGATCAGCGCTCGCGCATGACGACACTCTCCAATTTCAAGGATAATCGCCTGCAATTGCTGGTGGCTTCAGACGTTGCTGCCCGCGGGCTTGATATTCCTGATGTCAGCCATGTTTTCAATTTTGATGTACCCACCCACGCAGAAGATTATGTCCACCGCATTGGCCGTACCGGCCGCGCGGGGCGTCCTGGCAAGGCGTTCACGATTGTCACCAAAACAGATATGAAATACGTGAAAGCAATTGAAGCCATGATTGGTGAAAATATTGAATGGCTGGATGGTGATTTGTCCACTCTTCCATCAACAGAAGAAGACAACAAGAACACCGGAGACAAAAAGGAAAAGCCTGCCAAGCAGGATAAAAAGCCGGCCAAAGGCGACAAGCAGAAAGTCACGAAGCCCAAACCGGTGAAGCAGCAGGAGAAAACTGTTAAAGACAAACAGGCGGCACAGTCCAAACCCGCCAAACAAAAGCAGAAAGAAGCCCCTTCTGCAACAGCAGCAACCGGCTTTGGTGATGATATTCCGGCCTTTATGCTTATTCCGACCAAAAAGGCAGGATAA